The sequence GACTTGACGATACGCTCACGCTCATCGAGCCGCAGCGCTGCGCCTTCATACTCATGATAAGCAAGTCGGTTATGGAACGCGGTAGAAAACATCGAAATCGGTTGGAGACCTTCTTCCAATGCTGCAACCGCCATTCCAGCGCGGGTGTGCGTATGCATGACGACGTGGTTATCTGAAGAGTGCACCATATGCACCGCGGAGTGGATAATAAAACCAGCGTAATTGACGGTGTGCCGCCGCCCCGCAATCACGTTACCATCCAGATCAATTTTGACCAGATTGGATGCCGTGATCTCGTCATAATTGAGCCCATAAGGGTTAATCAAAAAATGATTCTCGGCACCGGGAACGCGCGCCGTCAAATGACCGTAAATCATTTCAGACCAGCCATAAAATTCAACCAGTCGATAGGCCGCCGCCAGTTGCACACGCAGATTCCACTCTGCATCCGAGATATCCTGGGCATGCTGAAGCTGGATCGAATCAGGGTTTGTTGTCATCGTTCACCTCGTGATGTGTTGAGCCTTCGCTTGTTATCGAAGAACCGATTTTATAAGCTGTCAACATCTGAGTCGGAAAACACTGCGTTGGAACTGGCAGTATTTAGGTCCGATTGCGAAGCAAACTTACCGCAGCGTTCGGACGGATTATCAATGTCTCCAGATAGTTATCATGCCGAGGCAGGCAGCAAGGCAAAGTTTGCCTAACGCAATTCACGACAACGGCGCAGTTTTCCTACCTTTGGTCAGGTTATGCGCACAAGTACTCTTCGTTACTCTTGAGTTATATCGTATACCTCTTGGAATGAATAATCTAGGAGCGTGATATATTTTTTGCGTAAACTTTGGTTAGGCGCTGAGCAAACTGTTGGCATTCAACTATTTACTCAGTCGTTATTCGACACTTGAAACTCAGGTTCCAACGTCATTTATCCGTGTTGTCGATGCAATGTTTTTTGAAGCAGGATCAATGCCATTGTTAATTTTATGGTCGGCATAGATCCTGCTAAATATTATTCGTTGGCGCCACGTAAGTGATTTTTGCGTGCTCTTTATTTACTGATCAGGTACGT is a genomic window of Glaciimonas sp. CA11.2 containing:
- a CDS encoding class II aldolase/adducin family protein, with the protein product MTTNPDSIQLQHAQDISDAEWNLRVQLAAAYRLVEFYGWSEMIYGHLTARVPGAENHFLINPYGLNYDEITASNLVKIDLDGNVIAGRRHTVNYAGFIIHSAVHMVHSSDNHVVMHTHTRAGMAVAALEEGLQPISMFSTAFHNRLAYHEYEGAALRLDERERIVKSLGNAKALILKNHGLLVVGSTVPETFLRLYRLERACQVQIDAAAAGKLNIMPITLAAQSGADLDSFQSLHPQGEGGVEFEALMRKLDRIDNSYRH